A window of Chloracidobacterium sp. N contains these coding sequences:
- a CDS encoding M28 family metallopeptidase, with translation MFPLPHHAAAEVRSGLSALENQLLAAPAPERARQTLRTLTAKPHLAGTPEDYATALYVRDELQRAGFDAELVEYEVYLPQPKSRRVEMTAPTKYRCTLTEPTLPDDPDSASPLAVPTFAAWSPSAKVEAPVVYVNYGLPRDYEVLEKLGVSVQGKIALVRYGECYRGVKAQVAQEKGAVGLLVYSDPKDDGYVQGKTYPDGPWRTDNCVQRGSYRAFTQPPGDPLTPGRPAKKGTSRLAPKDAGLPRIPIQPLSYRDALPILESLRGPAAPKDWIGGLPIEYRIGNGETRVRMALTMDYRLRTIWNVIGTLTGRDHPDEWILLGNHRDAWVYGAVDPSSGTTAMLEVARAFGELRKTGWQPRRTLKLCSWDAEEYGLIGSTEWVEEHLTELREKAVCYLNVDSAVSGDNFRASAVPSLWSFAKSVLRDVPDASGTRSLYDNWRAQDQKASEVRFGKLGSGSDYAPFLQLAGIACLDMASTGSYGVYHSTYDSFRWMEKFGDPTFSRHAAMARGWALLAFRLAESPRTELNLLDYAREIERLARELAQEHPQLDATALLDAARDLTIAAEAFETEPDTQATLATRNRLRRRFEGFLLAPEGLPKRYDARHVIYAPGVFSGYGAEVFSGVRYALTRNDAADVARAMEQVVASLNKATRTLQGHTSGEKDAR, from the coding sequence GTGTTTCCTCTTCCGCACCACGCCGCCGCCGAAGTCCGCTCCGGGCTTTCCGCGCTTGAAAACCAGCTTCTTGCCGCGCCGGCGCCGGAACGCGCCCGCCAGACGCTGCGCACGCTGACGGCCAAGCCGCATCTGGCCGGCACGCCCGAAGATTACGCCACGGCGCTCTACGTCCGGGATGAACTCCAGCGCGCCGGTTTTGACGCGGAACTCGTCGAGTATGAGGTCTATCTGCCCCAGCCCAAGTCGCGGCGGGTGGAAATGACGGCCCCGACCAAATACCGCTGCACGTTGACCGAGCCGACGCTGCCCGACGATCCCGATTCCGCCTCGCCGCTGGCCGTACCGACCTTTGCGGCCTGGTCGCCTTCGGCCAAAGTCGAAGCCCCGGTGGTGTATGTCAACTACGGGCTTCCACGCGACTACGAAGTGCTCGAAAAGCTGGGCGTCAGTGTCCAAGGCAAGATTGCCCTCGTGCGCTACGGTGAGTGCTACCGGGGCGTCAAGGCCCAGGTGGCCCAGGAAAAAGGTGCCGTCGGGCTGCTGGTCTATTCCGATCCCAAGGACGACGGCTACGTACAGGGCAAGACCTACCCCGACGGGCCCTGGCGCACGGACAACTGCGTACAGCGTGGCAGTTACCGCGCCTTCACCCAGCCGCCCGGCGATCCGCTGACGCCGGGCCGTCCGGCCAAGAAAGGCACGTCGCGCCTGGCCCCCAAAGATGCCGGACTGCCCCGGATTCCCATCCAGCCGCTGTCCTACCGCGATGCCCTGCCCATTCTGGAAAGTCTGCGGGGGCCGGCCGCGCCCAAGGACTGGATTGGCGGGCTGCCGATTGAGTACCGCATCGGCAACGGGGAGACGCGCGTCCGCATGGCGCTTACCATGGACTACCGCCTGCGTACCATCTGGAACGTCATCGGGACGCTCACCGGGCGCGACCATCCCGACGAGTGGATTCTGCTCGGCAACCACCGGGACGCCTGGGTTTACGGCGCGGTTGATCCGTCGAGCGGCACCACGGCCATGCTCGAAGTGGCCCGGGCCTTTGGCGAGTTGCGGAAAACCGGCTGGCAGCCCCGCCGGACCCTCAAGCTCTGTAGCTGGGATGCTGAAGAATACGGCCTCATCGGCTCAACGGAATGGGTTGAAGAGCACCTGACCGAACTCCGTGAAAAAGCCGTCTGCTACCTCAACGTGGACAGCGCCGTAAGCGGCGACAACTTCCGCGCCAGCGCCGTGCCGAGCCTGTGGTCCTTCGCGAAATCCGTCCTGCGGGATGTCCCGGACGCCAGCGGAACGCGCAGCCTCTATGACAACTGGCGCGCCCAGGACCAGAAGGCGTCCGAAGTGCGCTTCGGCAAGCTGGGCAGCGGGTCGGACTACGCGCCTTTTCTCCAGCTTGCCGGCATTGCCTGCCTGGACATGGCTTCGACCGGCAGCTACGGCGTCTATCATTCGACCTACGACAGCTTTCGCTGGATGGAAAAGTTTGGCGATCCGACCTTCAGCCGCCATGCCGCCATGGCCCGGGGATGGGCGCTGCTGGCGTTCCGGTTGGCGGAATCCCCCCGGACGGAACTCAACCTGCTGGATTACGCCCGTGAAATCGAACGCCTGGCCCGGGAACTGGCCCAGGAGCACCCCCAACTCGACGCCACGGCGCTGCTCGATGCCGCCCGTGACCTGACCATTGCGGCGGAAGCCTTTGAAACCGAGCCGGATACCCAGGCAACGCTTGCCACCCGCAATCGCCTGCGCCGCCGGTTTGAAGGCTTTTTGCTTGCTCCAGAAGGACTTCCCAAACGCTACGACGCGCGCCACGTCATCTATGCGCCGGGGGTGTTTTCGGGCTACGGCGCGGAGGTGTTCTCCGGGGTACGCTACGCGCTCACCCGCAACGATGCCGCCGATGTGGCGCGGGCGATGGAACAGGTCGTCGCGTCCCTGAACAAAGCCACCCGGACCCTGCAGGGTCACACGTCCGGCGAAAAAGACGCACGGTAG
- a CDS encoding triacylglycerol lipase, with amino-acid sequence MMRNPRWTWLGLAVMWFGLWLGCGTSAMAQTTLVFVHGKSDGVSTDSRTKVINNYWTPDMIRAATRNYTVPYEVVFYDGRKHYWDCAVDVAAQINQFITNGRRNLVFVTHSMGGVVMRFILCNADPSDPYYNYRGANFNRIQTHTRHVLSYAPPNAGSEAADLAGSLSGSWMTAWLVSLLDNNSPSTQALTTAHFRTANANWMRDSLRSKAIFTVAGTGLWNDLCLECVGLATLSGLAGLPGEDDGMVAEYSAHHTKAPGGRWYNTVANHHYNRRNSYRRLGEDIARYGY; translated from the coding sequence ATGATGCGCAACCCGCGATGGACGTGGCTCGGTCTGGCAGTGATGTGGTTTGGTCTCTGGCTTGGCTGTGGCACGAGTGCGATGGCCCAGACGACGCTCGTGTTCGTCCATGGAAAATCCGATGGCGTGTCCACCGACAGCCGCACGAAGGTCATCAACAACTACTGGACGCCGGACATGATCCGGGCGGCAACGCGCAACTACACCGTTCCGTACGAGGTTGTGTTCTACGACGGGCGCAAGCACTACTGGGACTGCGCCGTGGATGTGGCCGCGCAGATCAACCAGTTCATCACCAACGGCCGGCGCAACCTCGTCTTCGTGACGCACAGCATGGGCGGCGTGGTGATGCGCTTCATCCTGTGCAATGCCGACCCGTCCGACCCGTACTACAACTACCGGGGCGCCAACTTCAACCGTATCCAGACCCACACGCGGCATGTGCTGTCCTATGCGCCACCAAATGCCGGTTCGGAAGCCGCTGACCTGGCCGGCTCGCTGAGCGGCTCCTGGATGACCGCCTGGCTGGTCAGCCTGCTGGACAACAATTCGCCTTCGACCCAGGCGCTGACGACGGCCCATTTCCGTACGGCCAATGCCAACTGGATGCGCGACAGCCTGCGGAGCAAGGCGATTTTCACCGTGGCCGGCACGGGCCTGTGGAATGACCTTTGCTTGGAGTGTGTTGGGTTGGCCACGCTCTCCGGCCTGGCCGGACTGCCCGGCGAAGATGACGGCATGGTGGCCGAATACAGCGCCCACCACACGAAAGCGCCGGGCGGCCGGTGGTACAACACCGTCGCCAATCACCACTACAACCGCCGCAACAGCTACCGCCGACTGGGAGAGGACATTGCCCGGTATGGCTACTGA
- a CDS encoding DUF4388 domain-containing protein has protein sequence MPTNLADIKEVLVDVELLTKYRMFDRALSLLETAIGVSPKNIELRERACSIAIEQGWRQKAIEHLLSLSSLYIEAGKLEQANSALLNAKRLNPQLSITSRLNALKDIERHPRQMGAPQPAPQNLAASSYYAARGRALLSGDLSCFSLFDIIQVIENSRITGFISIQSPGLIGKLYFNDGLIADASTDMLRGIPALKKFAELTSGYFEVEKSAVEYKQNIQTTSNTSLILDILRELDEERAMGENVIEIPLDDTGSAGTHIH, from the coding sequence ATGCCAACCAATCTGGCTGACATCAAAGAAGTCCTGGTGGATGTCGAACTGCTGACCAAGTACCGCATGTTCGACCGCGCACTGTCGTTGTTGGAAACGGCGATTGGTGTGTCGCCCAAAAACATCGAACTCCGGGAACGTGCGTGCAGCATCGCCATCGAGCAGGGGTGGCGGCAAAAAGCCATCGAGCACCTTCTGTCGCTGTCCAGCCTGTACATCGAGGCCGGGAAGCTGGAGCAGGCCAACTCGGCGCTTCTCAACGCCAAGCGTCTCAACCCGCAGCTTTCGATCACCTCGCGCCTGAATGCGCTCAAGGACATCGAACGGCATCCGCGGCAGATGGGTGCTCCCCAGCCGGCGCCGCAAAATCTGGCGGCGTCGAGTTACTACGCCGCGCGGGGGCGTGCGCTGCTGAGCGGCGACCTGAGCTGTTTCAGCCTGTTCGACATCATCCAGGTCATTGAAAACAGCCGCATCACCGGCTTCATTTCGATTCAGTCGCCGGGACTCATCGGGAAGCTCTACTTCAACGACGGTCTCATTGCCGACGCCTCGACCGACATGTTGCGTGGCATTCCGGCGCTCAAGAAGTTCGCCGAACTCACTTCGGGGTACTTCGAGGTTGAAAAATCTGCCGTCGAGTACAAGCAAAACATTCAGACCACGAGCAACACCAGCCTGATTCTGGACATTCTGCGCGAACTGGACGAAGAGCGCGCCATGGGCGAAAACGTCATCGAGATTCCCCTCGATGACACTGGCAGCGCCGGAACCCACATTCACTGA
- the cutA gene encoding divalent-cation tolerance protein CutA, translating to MPHTADVWVVLVTTDTAESARALARTVVRGGYAACVNIVPGVTSVYVWEGAEREEAEYLLVIKTTPARYPALEAVLREQHTYTTPEVLALPGCAVSAAYAAWVEQQCTPGPAE from the coding sequence GTGCCGCATACCGCAGATGTGTGGGTCGTGTTGGTGACGACGGACACTGCCGAGTCAGCGCGCGCGCTGGCCCGGACGGTCGTTCGTGGCGGATATGCCGCCTGTGTCAACATCGTACCGGGGGTGACCTCGGTCTATGTGTGGGAAGGTGCCGAACGGGAAGAGGCCGAGTACCTGCTCGTCATTAAGACGACGCCGGCACGCTATCCGGCGCTGGAGGCCGTCCTGCGGGAGCAGCACACATACACCACGCCGGAGGTTCTGGCGCTGCCAGGCTGTGCGGTGTCCGCAGCTTACGCTGCCTGGGTTGAGCAGCAGTGCACGCCGGGTCCGGCTGAGTGA
- the holA gene encoding DNA polymerase III subunit delta, translating into MKATEFLERLPTTEPAPLYVLTGEDTWLQRDCIEALLHRLIPEGGLRDFNYSEHDVERDTLRRVLAVARELPLPPARRLVVARNFEKLSEAEVELLKDYVRQPVPTTTLVFCAGTLDKRRTSVTVLLKAATVIECAPLTPEEARKWILAYGRRQGFEWSPEALGPLIGAVGCDLARLTQEAEKLMNYVGPGGRIGPEVVAALVVRSPHEDNFLLAEALWQGEAPRALRLLHRLLSRGEEPVALVGLLAWQLRQMLLAHDLMAVNTPRETLLRELRLPPHRLNVFLGAVRKQSAARLRQGLVRLQFVDDALKRGYASPRLLLELFLCELLAAETAVSPR; encoded by the coding sequence ATGAAAGCCACCGAATTTCTGGAGCGTCTGCCCACGACCGAGCCAGCCCCGCTGTATGTCCTCACCGGAGAGGACACTTGGCTTCAGCGGGACTGTATCGAGGCGTTGCTGCACCGGCTGATCCCGGAAGGTGGCCTGCGGGACTTCAACTATTCCGAACACGATGTCGAGCGGGACACGCTGCGGCGGGTGCTGGCCGTGGCACGGGAGTTGCCCCTGCCGCCGGCGCGGCGACTGGTGGTGGCCCGGAACTTCGAGAAGCTGAGCGAAGCGGAAGTCGAGCTGCTGAAAGATTACGTCCGCCAGCCGGTCCCTACCACGACCCTTGTATTCTGCGCCGGGACGCTCGACAAGCGCCGTACGTCGGTGACGGTCCTGCTCAAGGCGGCAACGGTCATCGAATGTGCACCGCTGACGCCCGAAGAGGCCCGCAAGTGGATTCTGGCTTACGGGCGACGGCAGGGGTTCGAGTGGTCGCCGGAGGCACTGGGGCCTCTCATCGGCGCTGTCGGGTGCGACCTGGCGCGGCTGACACAGGAAGCCGAAAAACTGATGAACTACGTCGGCCCGGGCGGGCGCATCGGGCCCGAAGTCGTTGCCGCGCTGGTCGTCCGGTCGCCGCACGAAGACAATTTTCTGCTGGCGGAAGCCCTCTGGCAGGGGGAGGCCCCCCGCGCCCTGCGCCTGCTGCATCGGCTGCTCAGCCGGGGGGAGGAGCCGGTGGCGCTGGTGGGGTTGCTGGCCTGGCAACTCCGCCAGATGCTGCTGGCGCATGACCTCATGGCGGTCAATACCCCCCGTGAAACCCTGCTCCGGGAGTTGCGCCTGCCGCCCCACCGGTTGAATGTCTTTCTGGGCGCTGTCCGCAAGCAGTCGGCTGCCCGGCTGCGGCAGGGGCTCGTCCGCCTCCAGTTCGTAGATGATGCCCTGAAACGGGGCTATGCCTCGCCGCGACTGCTGCTTGAACTCTTCCTGTGTGAACTGCTGGCGGCGGAGACAGCGGTTTCTCCACGTTAA
- a CDS encoding FxLYD domain-containing protein, with translation MPTPLLLEQDLETDVQNIPNYAVRVETCFARRLESGDVRITGTVINTGLTRLQTPYLYFTVHDRFGTLLREEVTAAGVKSIQGGEEIAIEVLIPDCSTSAALVRVLAST, from the coding sequence ATGCCGACGCCGCTCCTCCTCGAACAAGACCTGGAAACCGATGTCCAGAACATTCCCAACTATGCTGTACGGGTGGAGACCTGCTTTGCCCGGCGGCTGGAATCCGGCGATGTCCGCATTACCGGGACGGTCATCAACACGGGACTGACCCGTTTGCAGACGCCCTATCTGTATTTTACCGTCCACGACCGGTTTGGAACGCTGTTGCGCGAGGAAGTCACGGCGGCCGGCGTCAAGTCCATTCAGGGCGGCGAGGAAATTGCCATCGAAGTGCTGATTCCCGACTGCTCGACGAGCGCCGCCCTCGTGCGCGTGTTGGCTTCCACCTGA
- a CDS encoding uroporphyrinogen-III synthase — MTQTRPLHGKHILVTRAAHQAAAFVALLEQYGAQVTALPTIAVTDPVSWQAVDTALQRLREQKAGTARHYDWIFFTSANAVKFFLNRLAFHGDGPGLLAGLRVCAIGKATAGVVRDAGLEVDLVPEHFNAEGVVESFVTFHGGQVAGLRVLQPRARMAREVLAEALTALGVTLEVVEAYQTVRADVDPALWQARLQSGAFDVVTFASPSAALQMAEAFPNIAPGALLAKTNVACIGPVTSQAVRDLGLDVAIEPPEATLPALAEAIAAYFASQPEALPPEEPTGT, encoded by the coding sequence ATGACGCAGACACGTCCACTTCACGGTAAGCACATTCTGGTCACCCGCGCCGCCCATCAGGCGGCGGCGTTCGTGGCGTTGCTGGAACAGTACGGCGCGCAGGTGACGGCTTTGCCCACGATTGCTGTGACTGACCCGGTGAGCTGGCAGGCCGTGGATACCGCATTGCAGCGGCTGCGGGAGCAGAAAGCCGGAACGGCCCGCCACTACGACTGGATTTTTTTCACGAGCGCCAATGCCGTGAAGTTTTTTCTGAACCGCCTGGCGTTTCATGGCGACGGCCCCGGGCTGCTTGCCGGGCTGCGGGTGTGCGCCATCGGCAAAGCCACGGCCGGGGTGGTACGCGATGCCGGGCTGGAAGTTGACCTTGTGCCGGAGCACTTCAATGCGGAAGGCGTCGTGGAAAGCTTTGTCACCTTTCATGGGGGGCAGGTTGCCGGATTGCGGGTGCTACAGCCACGTGCCCGGATGGCGCGCGAGGTGCTTGCCGAGGCGTTGACGGCGCTGGGCGTGACCCTGGAGGTGGTCGAAGCCTATCAGACGGTGCGCGCCGATGTTGATCCGGCGCTGTGGCAGGCGCGTCTGCAATCCGGCGCGTTCGATGTGGTGACCTTTGCCAGTCCCTCGGCGGCGCTTCAGATGGCCGAGGCTTTTCCGAATATCGCGCCAGGTGCATTGCTGGCAAAGACCAATGTGGCCTGCATTGGCCCCGTAACCAGCCAGGCCGTGCGGGACCTGGGTCTCGACGTGGCCATTGAGCCGCCGGAAGCCACTCTGCCGGCTCTGGCCGAGGCCATTGCCGCCTATTTTGCGTCCCAACCGGAGGCACTCCCACCAGAGGAACCAACCGGTACCTGA
- a CDS encoding pyridoxal-phosphate dependent enzyme: protein MTKPDDLTLADVVAAQHRLASHIHRTPVLTSRTLDARVGQRVLLKAENFQRGGSFKVRGATNCLAMLPPEVRARGVVAFSSGNHAQGVALAARTFGAPATIVMPTDAPAAKVAATRGYGARITTYDRQRDDREAIACQLAEATGATVIPPYDHYAIMAGQGTAALELLTEAGPLDALLVPVGGGGLLAGCATVATAWSPNLAVYGVEAELANDTYLSFRAGQRLTIPPPATIADGMRNLTPGRLTFPILQRTVTDILLVAEDEIRAAVAFLLTRLKVLVEPTGAVGVAALLAGKVPVQGGRVGVILSGGNVDAVQLADCLNQCD, encoded by the coding sequence ATGACGAAGCCCGATGACCTGACGCTGGCGGATGTCGTCGCCGCCCAGCATCGTCTTGCCTCCCACATTCACCGTACTCCGGTTTTGACCTCGCGGACACTGGATGCCCGGGTGGGGCAGCGTGTGTTGCTCAAGGCTGAAAACTTTCAGCGGGGTGGCTCCTTCAAAGTCCGTGGGGCGACAAACTGCCTGGCGATGTTGCCGCCCGAAGTTCGCGCGCGGGGCGTTGTGGCCTTTTCCTCCGGCAACCACGCCCAGGGCGTGGCGCTGGCGGCCCGGACGTTTGGTGCGCCCGCCACCATCGTCATGCCCACCGATGCGCCGGCGGCCAAAGTCGCGGCCACCCGTGGCTATGGCGCCCGGATCACCACTTATGACCGCCAGCGCGATGACCGTGAGGCCATAGCCTGCCAACTGGCGGAAGCAACCGGCGCGACGGTCATTCCACCTTATGACCACTATGCCATCATGGCCGGCCAGGGAACGGCCGCGCTTGAACTGCTGACCGAAGCAGGACCGCTCGATGCCCTGCTCGTTCCGGTGGGCGGCGGCGGGCTGCTGGCCGGATGCGCCACGGTGGCCACAGCCTGGTCGCCGAACCTTGCGGTCTATGGCGTCGAAGCCGAACTCGCCAACGACACCTACCTGTCCTTTCGGGCCGGTCAACGGCTGACCATCCCCCCGCCGGCAACCATCGCCGACGGCATGCGCAATCTCACGCCGGGTCGCCTGACCTTCCCCATTCTCCAGCGTACAGTGACGGACATCCTGCTCGTGGCGGAGGATGAGATTCGCGCGGCCGTGGCGTTTCTCCTCACCCGGCTGAAGGTGCTCGTCGAACCCACCGGCGCGGTGGGCGTGGCCGCGCTGCTGGCAGGTAAAGTTCCCGTGCAGGGCGGACGGGTTGGGGTTATCCTTTCCGGCGGCAATGTGGATGCCGTCCAACTGGCAGACTGCCTGAACCAATGCGATTGA
- a CDS encoding class I SAM-dependent methyltransferase: protein MGRFADNYDNCMRPLERRFLEVRRQRLIPRAVGDVLEIGGGTGANLPFYAAVTSLVFTDPDPAMLWIAATKPRPPQLAVTFLEATAEALPFPAASFDTVVTTLVLCSVRHPGQALAEIRRVLRPGGRFLALEHIRPRGWLGYLADALTPLQKRLAAGCHLNRQTHRDIRQAGFSIHREQLSILDILAEIEAVADENR from the coding sequence ATGGGCAGGTTTGCCGACAACTACGACAACTGCATGCGGCCGCTGGAGCGGCGGTTTTTGGAAGTGCGGCGGCAACGACTCATCCCCCGGGCCGTGGGCGACGTTCTCGAAATTGGCGGCGGGACTGGCGCCAATCTGCCGTTCTATGCGGCAGTCACATCACTGGTGTTCACGGACCCGGACCCGGCCATGCTGTGGATAGCCGCCACCAAGCCACGGCCGCCCCAGCTTGCCGTCACCTTTCTCGAAGCCACAGCCGAGGCGCTCCCCTTCCCGGCGGCCAGTTTCGATACGGTTGTCACGACCCTTGTCCTGTGCAGCGTCCGTCATCCCGGGCAGGCGCTGGCTGAAATCCGCCGGGTGCTGCGTCCCGGCGGCCGCTTTCTGGCGCTGGAACACATCCGCCCCCGGGGCTGGTTGGGCTACCTGGCGGATGCCCTGACCCCGCTCCAGAAGCGGCTCGCGGCCGGATGCCACCTCAACCGCCAGACCCACCGGGACATTCGCCAGGCAGGTTTCAGCATTCACCGCGAGCAGCTTTCCATCCTCGACATCCTTGCCGAAATCGAGGCCGTTGCGGATGAAAACCGGTGA
- the tkt gene encoding transketolase, whose protein sequence is MTQSIETLAINTIRTLSMDAVQAAHSGHPGTPMAMAPVAYTLWNDFLRFDPEDPIWPNRDRFVLSMGHASMLLYSLLHLTETKAVNAKYETTGAPSVSLDDIKKFRQLDSKCPGHPEYRWTSGVETTTGPLGQGVATSVGMAIAAKWLGRYFNRPGFEMFDFRVYALCGDGCLMEGISQEALSLAGHLKLSNLCWIYDNNNITIEGHTDWAFSEDVATRFIACGWNVTRVGDANDTDMLRRAMTTAQRERERPTLIIVDSHIAWGAPNKQDTHAAHGEPLGEEEIRLTKRNYGWPEDAHFLVPEAVRQHFREGIGQRGRELRQAWMARFEAYRETYPELADQMLKIQKRELPEGWDADIPVFPPDVKGIAGRDASARVLNAIAANFPWLIGGSADLAPSTKTRLVFEGAGDFLADNYGGRNFHFGVREHAMSAILNGMSLAKVRPYGSGFLIFSDYARPAIRLSALMELPTIHIFTHDSIGVGEDGPTHQPIEQLAGLRSIPGLHVFRPADANEVAECWKIILRLKHEPAVLVLSRQPIPTLDRSIYASAELARFGAYVLADSAPGTTPQVLLLATGSEVALCVAAYERLMAEGYQARVISMPCWSLFEHHSEEYHESVLPSQVRARVAVELASTFGWGRYVTHQRQIIGMKTFGASAPLKEVAKKFGFTVEAVVEAAKREIEACR, encoded by the coding sequence ATGACACAATCCATAGAAACTCTGGCCATCAACACGATTCGGACGCTCTCGATGGATGCTGTCCAGGCCGCCCACTCCGGCCATCCGGGAACGCCCATGGCCATGGCCCCGGTGGCTTACACCCTGTGGAACGACTTTCTCCGCTTCGACCCGGAAGACCCCATCTGGCCCAACCGCGACCGCTTCGTGCTCTCCATGGGGCATGCTTCGATGCTGCTCTATTCACTGCTGCATCTGACGGAAACCAAAGCCGTCAACGCCAAATATGAGACCACCGGGGCTCCTTCGGTCAGTCTCGACGACATCAAAAAGTTCCGGCAGCTCGACAGCAAATGCCCCGGCCATCCTGAATACCGGTGGACTTCGGGCGTTGAAACCACGACCGGGCCGCTCGGTCAGGGCGTGGCCACAAGCGTTGGCATGGCGATTGCCGCCAAATGGTTAGGCCGCTATTTCAACCGCCCCGGCTTCGAGATGTTCGACTTCCGGGTGTATGCCCTGTGCGGGGATGGCTGCCTGATGGAAGGCATCTCCCAGGAAGCCCTCTCGCTGGCCGGACACCTCAAGCTGTCCAACCTGTGCTGGATTTACGACAACAACAACATCACCATCGAGGGACACACCGACTGGGCCTTCAGTGAGGATGTTGCCACCCGCTTCATTGCCTGCGGCTGGAATGTCACGCGGGTTGGAGACGCCAACGATACGGACATGCTCCGCCGCGCCATGACGACGGCCCAGCGGGAACGCGAGCGCCCAACGCTCATCATCGTGGACAGCCACATCGCCTGGGGCGCACCCAACAAACAGGACACCCACGCGGCCCACGGTGAACCGCTCGGAGAAGAGGAAATCCGCCTGACGAAACGCAACTACGGCTGGCCCGAAGATGCACACTTCCTCGTCCCCGAAGCAGTGCGCCAGCACTTCCGGGAAGGGATCGGGCAGCGTGGGCGTGAACTGCGTCAGGCCTGGATGGCCCGCTTTGAAGCCTACCGGGAAACCTACCCGGAACTCGCCGACCAGATGCTCAAAATCCAGAAGCGGGAACTGCCGGAGGGCTGGGATGCCGATATTCCGGTGTTTCCCCCGGACGTCAAGGGCATCGCCGGACGCGATGCTTCGGCCCGTGTTCTCAACGCCATTGCTGCGAATTTTCCGTGGCTCATCGGCGGCTCGGCCGACCTGGCGCCCTCGACCAAAACCCGTCTCGTCTTTGAAGGCGCCGGGGACTTCCTGGCTGACAACTACGGCGGACGCAACTTTCACTTCGGCGTTCGGGAGCACGCCATGAGCGCCATTCTCAACGGCATGTCTCTGGCCAAGGTGCGCCCCTACGGCTCCGGCTTCCTCATCTTTTCAGACTACGCCCGGCCGGCCATTCGCCTCAGCGCCCTCATGGAGCTGCCCACCATTCACATCTTCACGCACGACTCGATTGGCGTTGGTGAAGACGGGCCGACCCACCAGCCCATCGAGCAGCTTGCCGGACTGCGCTCCATTCCGGGGCTGCACGTCTTTCGCCCGGCCGATGCCAACGAAGTGGCGGAGTGCTGGAAAATCATCCTCCGCCTCAAGCATGAACCCGCCGTCCTCGTGCTGAGCCGCCAGCCCATTCCAACGCTCGACCGCAGTATTTATGCCAGCGCCGAGCTGGCCCGCTTCGGGGCCTACGTCCTCGCCGACAGTGCGCCCGGGACGACCCCACAGGTGCTGCTGCTGGCAACCGGCTCGGAAGTCGCCCTCTGTGTGGCCGCTTATGAACGCCTGATGGCCGAGGGCTACCAGGCGCGGGTCATCAGCATGCCCTGCTGGTCACTGTTTGAGCACCACAGCGAGGAGTATCACGAATCCGTCCTGCCCTCGCAGGTACGGGCGCGGGTGGCCGTTGAGCTGGCCTCGACCTTCGGTTGGGGGCGCTATGTCACCCACCAGCGCCAGATCATCGGCATGAAGACCTTTGGCGCCAGCGCCCCGCTCAAGGAAGTGGCGAAGAAGTTTGGTTTCACGGTGGAAGCCGTCGTCGAAGCCGCCAAGCGTGAAATCGAAGCCTGCCGGTAA